The proteins below come from a single Thermodesulfobacteriota bacterium genomic window:
- the bioB gene encoding biotin synthase BioB yields the protein MDSLLLLKKKALEKKDLTLDDGLVLYEEGKKNPYLLIAYAREITHHFKGDSFELCMIVNAKSGLCPEDCKFCAQSVHYSSPIDVYPLIDKERIVEKAKEALKEGAFFFSIVTSGPTIERDDEWETILSSITEISKLGIKPCASLGMIDKTRAEALKKAGLFRYHHNLETSREYFREICSTHTYDDKLKTIKDVKSAGLSVCSGGIIGMGETIIDRIKLAIELRELGVDSVPINILNPRPFTPLANVPPISAFDVILTIAIFRFMLPDKDIRLCAGKELRLRQLLPLAVASGLNAMMTGNYLTTRGRNPALDKELIEDLGLRLKNTFLE from the coding sequence ATGGATTCCCTTCTCCTTCTCAAGAAAAAGGCTCTCGAAAAAAAAGATTTAACCTTAGACGATGGGCTTGTCCTATATGAAGAGGGCAAAAAGAATCCCTATCTGCTTATAGCTTACGCTCGAGAGATAACCCATCATTTTAAGGGAGACTCTTTCGAGCTGTGCATGATCGTAAATGCAAAGTCAGGGCTTTGCCCTGAAGATTGCAAGTTCTGTGCTCAGTCCGTCCATTATAGTTCACCAATAGATGTATACCCCCTTATAGATAAAGAGAGGATTGTTGAAAAAGCTAAAGAGGCCCTAAAGGAGGGTGCATTCTTTTTCAGCATAGTAACAAGTGGACCAACAATCGAGAGGGACGATGAGTGGGAGACGATCCTAAGTTCAATAACCGAGATCAGTAAACTTGGGATTAAACCATGTGCATCTTTGGGCATGATAGACAAAACGCGAGCAGAAGCATTAAAAAAGGCAGGCCTTTTTCGGTACCATCACAATCTCGAAACTTCAAGGGAATACTTTAGGGAGATATGCTCGACCCATACGTACGATGATAAGTTGAAAACTATAAAGGATGTAAAAAGTGCTGGGCTTTCTGTCTGTTCTGGAGGGATAATAGGAATGGGTGAGACTATTATAGATAGGATAAAGCTTGCCATAGAGCTTAGGGAACTTGGGGTCGACTCCGTACCCATAAATATCCTCAATCCGCGACCTTTCACACCTTTAGCAAATGTCCCTCCAATTTCAGCTTTCGATGTGATTCTGACGATAGCAATATTTCGGTTCATGTTACCGGATAAGGACATAAGGTTATGTGCAGGGAAGGAACTGAGGCTTAGGCAACTTCTGCCCCTTGCGGTAGCTTCTGGCCTAAACGCAATGATGACAGGTAATTACCTCACAACCCGTGGTAGGAATCCTGCACTGGACAAGGAACTCATCGAAGACCTTGGCCTTAGACTAAAGAACACATTCTTGGAGTAG
- a CDS encoding Rrf2 family transcriptional regulator → MTNGTFFYMKLPTQIRYGTRALFYMAFQRGGGFTQTKEIAEKEGIPARYMEQIFQRFKKAGIVGSMRGPTGGYYLIKRPEEITIGDIVRAILGTDLELVPCDGKKTKSSCQRKDRCVAAEIWRTASNIVMDYFNSITLKDMCERAKEMGLEREIEKSLIYYI, encoded by the coding sequence GTGACAAATGGTACGTTTTTTTACATGAAACTTCCAACCCAAATCCGATACGGCACAAGGGCGCTTTTTTACATGGCCTTCCAAAGGGGTGGAGGATTCACTCAGACAAAGGAGATTGCCGAGAAGGAAGGAATCCCAGCGAGATACATGGAGCAGATTTTTCAAAGGTTCAAAAAGGCAGGGATTGTGGGAAGCATGAGAGGGCCCACTGGTGGCTATTACCTTATTAAGAGACCTGAGGAAATAACGATAGGTGACATTGTCAGAGCTATCCTGGGGACAGATTTGGAACTTGTGCCCTGTGATGGAAAAAAGACGAAGAGCTCTTGTCAAAGGAAAGATAGATGTGTTGCGGCTGAAATATGGAGAACGGCATCGAACATAGTAATGGACTACTTCAATTCCATTACCCTAAAGGACATGTGTGAGAGAGCAAAGGAGATGGGGCTCGAAAGAGAAATAGAAAAAAGTCTCATATACTACATCTAG
- a CDS encoding zinc-dependent alcohol dehydrogenase family protein: MKAMILDGTYDLRITKNPLKLAEVPVPEPQDDEVLIKVSACGVCHTEIDEIEGRAKPKKFPIIPGHQIVGRIEKIGKKVKNLKVGERVGVGWINSACGNCKYCLEGRENLCDFFVATGKDVDGGYAEYTKVKEEYAFRIPETFADYEACPLLCAGAIGYRSLRLANPKNGDTIGLIGFGASNHLVIQMITFLYPASRVFVFARSESERNFSLELGAFWAGDIDEKPPEKLNVAIDTTPVWRPVIYGLKNLAKGGRLVINAIRKEDKDRSELLKLSYEEHLWHEKEIKSVANVSVADIKEFLDLADRIRIKPEFQVYPLVEANQVIIDIVEKKIRGAKVLAVE, translated from the coding sequence ATGAAAGCCATGATTCTAGATGGAACGTACGATCTTAGGATCACGAAGAACCCTTTGAAACTCGCCGAAGTTCCTGTGCCTGAGCCACAAGATGACGAGGTTTTGATAAAAGTTTCAGCATGCGGGGTGTGCCATACAGAGATTGATGAGATTGAGGGAAGGGCCAAACCTAAAAAATTTCCAATAATTCCAGGGCACCAGATCGTTGGTAGGATTGAAAAGATTGGCAAAAAGGTAAAAAATCTAAAGGTTGGGGAAAGAGTCGGTGTGGGATGGATTAATTCTGCCTGTGGAAATTGTAAGTATTGCCTGGAAGGGAGGGAAAACCTTTGCGATTTCTTTGTAGCCACAGGTAAAGACGTAGACGGAGGATATGCTGAGTACACTAAGGTAAAGGAGGAATATGCTTTTAGAATACCCGAAACCTTTGCCGACTACGAGGCTTGTCCACTTCTTTGCGCAGGGGCCATAGGATACCGATCTCTAAGATTGGCAAATCCAAAGAACGGAGATACGATCGGTCTTATCGGCTTTGGAGCTTCGAATCATCTCGTGATCCAGATGATAACCTTTTTGTATCCCGCATCAAGGGTTTTTGTTTTTGCAAGAAGTGAAAGCGAAAGGAACTTTTCTTTGGAACTCGGAGCCTTTTGGGCAGGAGATATCGATGAAAAGCCTCCCGAAAAATTAAACGTTGCCATAGATACAACGCCAGTCTGGAGACCTGTAATATACGGACTTAAAAATCTCGCCAAAGGGGGAAGACTAGTCATAAACGCCATAAGGAAGGAGGATAAGGATAGATCCGAGCTTCTAAAATTGAGCTACGAAGAACACTTGTGGCACGAAAAGGAGATAAAGAGTGTGGCCAATGTGTCAGTAGCCGACATAAAGGAATTTTTAGACCTGGCAGATAGGATAAGGATAAAGCCAGAGTTTCAGGTATACCCATTGGTAGAAGCAAATCAAGTGATCATAGATATAGTTGAAAAAAAGATAAGGGGAGCAAAGGTTTTAGCTGTTGAATGA
- a CDS encoding dicarboxylate/amino acid:cation symporter — MKKIGVLGWILIGFVLGIIVGAIVGKPITVIRPLGTLFINLLRMLVVPLVFSTLAVGVSTFSGRKFGRMFGKTYFFYYFTGAIAMIVALIIAGVADPGHGFPVGELKKVEVKPPPKLVDIGLAIVPTNPFESLAKGDMLPIIFFAIVLGMSMAAAGSQGESLRNVLSSLAETMYKLVGYVLWFGPIGVFALMASTVGTHGLSVLKPYAYLIFLVYLATAIQVFGVYTVLLRLFKIRPFRYLNKIKEAPLFAFTTCSSSATLPVTMKVTRAAGVSDGTTSFVLPMGATLNMDGTGMYQAICAVFLANAFGVQLSFEHYVLIGIVALLASIGTAGVPGAGLIMLGMVLGSVGIPLEGIALLAGIDRILDMARTAVNVTDDAVAAVLVGKTEKESLPEDILVTGR; from the coding sequence ATGAAAAAAATAGGCGTACTAGGGTGGATTCTAATAGGTTTCGTATTGGGTATTATCGTTGGAGCGATAGTTGGGAAGCCAATTACGGTTATCCGTCCTCTTGGAACACTATTTATTAATCTTCTTCGCATGCTTGTCGTTCCATTAGTTTTTTCAACTCTAGCTGTTGGAGTTTCCACCTTCTCTGGGAGAAAATTTGGAAGGATGTTCGGCAAGACGTACTTCTTTTACTATTTCACCGGAGCCATAGCGATGATCGTGGCATTAATTATTGCGGGAGTGGCTGACCCTGGTCACGGATTCCCTGTGGGAGAGTTGAAAAAAGTCGAGGTAAAACCGCCTCCAAAGCTCGTTGATATTGGACTTGCGATTGTTCCAACGAACCCGTTCGAGTCATTGGCAAAAGGGGATATGCTTCCTATTATCTTCTTTGCAATAGTTTTGGGTATGTCGATGGCCGCTGCTGGAAGTCAAGGAGAATCTCTAAGAAACGTTCTTAGCTCTCTTGCCGAGACTATGTATAAGCTTGTGGGGTACGTGTTATGGTTTGGTCCGATAGGCGTCTTTGCGCTTATGGCCTCCACTGTTGGTACCCACGGTCTTTCCGTGCTAAAACCCTATGCGTACTTGATCTTTCTTGTTTATCTTGCCACAGCCATCCAAGTTTTCGGTGTTTATACAGTTCTCCTTAGACTTTTCAAGATCAGACCTTTCCGTTACTTAAACAAGATAAAGGAGGCTCCTCTTTTTGCCTTTACAACCTGCAGCAGCTCTGCAACCTTACCTGTGACAATGAAAGTGACGAGGGCAGCTGGTGTATCGGACGGGACAACAAGCTTCGTACTTCCTATGGGAGCGACCCTTAACATGGATGGGACTGGTATGTATCAGGCAATCTGTGCTGTGTTTTTGGCAAATGCCTTCGGAGTCCAACTCTCTTTTGAACACTACGTTTTGATAGGGATAGTTGCCCTCCTTGCTTCGATCGGAACAGCTGGGGTACCCGGAGCGGGGTTAATAATGTTAGGAATGGTTCTCGGCTCAGTTGGAATCCCTCTTGAGGGGATCGCGCTACTTGCCGGGATAGACAGGATTTTAGACATGGCACGAACTGCCGTGAACGTTACTGATGATGCAGTTGCAGCTGTTTTAGTTGGGAAAACTGAGAAAGAAAGCTTACCCGAGGACATCCTAGTAACGGGAAGGTAA
- a CDS encoding amino acid racemase yields the protein MKEKIVGILGGMGPFATVYFFSKILELTGAKKDQDHLRIIIDNNPKIPDRTLSIKKEAEDPLPFLIESAKLLEKAGADFIVIPCVTAHYFLPDLKKAVKIPILSIIEETVRYIKKQEFEKFGLLATTGTINAKLFDEPLKRLKRKIITPDASDQERLVMEAIYGENGIKRVGANEKAKNLILEAVKKLIDKGAQAIIEGCTEIPLVLKEDDVSVPIIDVLTVLARATVDVAKGRMSAPECPFPGD from the coding sequence ATGAAAGAAAAGATAGTCGGGATTCTAGGAGGTATGGGGCCTTTTGCAACAGTTTATTTCTTTTCAAAAATTCTTGAACTTACGGGAGCGAAAAAAGATCAGGACCATTTAAGGATCATAATAGACAATAATCCCAAAATACCGGATAGAACGCTCTCGATAAAAAAGGAAGCTGAAGATCCTTTACCGTTCTTAATTGAAAGTGCGAAGCTACTCGAAAAAGCCGGGGCAGATTTCATAGTGATTCCTTGTGTCACCGCCCATTACTTTTTGCCAGATTTAAAAAAGGCAGTGAAAATCCCGATTCTTAGCATAATAGAGGAAACTGTAAGATACATAAAAAAGCAGGAATTTGAGAAATTTGGGCTTTTGGCTACAACAGGAACGATCAATGCGAAACTTTTTGATGAGCCCTTAAAGAGGCTAAAAAGAAAGATCATCACGCCAGATGCCTCTGACCAGGAAAGACTGGTTATGGAGGCAATTTACGGAGAAAACGGAATAAAGAGAGTAGGAGCGAATGAAAAGGCCAAAAATCTTATATTGGAAGCGGTAAAAAAACTTATAGATAAAGGGGCCCAGGCGATAATCGAGGGTTGTACAGAGATCCCTCTTGTCCTTAAAGAAGATGACGTTTCCGTCCCTATTATCGATGTCCTTACTGTTCTGGCTAGGGCAACAGTGGATGTTGCCAAAGGACGGATGTCCGCCCCCGAGTGTCCTTTCCCGGGAGATTAA
- the selA gene encoding L-seryl-tRNA(Sec) selenium transferase translates to MKNSKEEALRKIPKIDTLMKNEGWMRIVRNYPPELSKKVLKEVVAEIREKIKLEKLSLPPTPDEILSETEKRLKGILSFGLKRVINATGIIVHTNLGRSLLAEKAVEALIRTSRYYTNLEYDLKEGRRGDRYEHCSHILKTLTGVEDAVIVNNNAAAVYLVLNTLAENREVIVSRGELVEIGGSFRIPDVMKRSGARIKEVGTTNRTRLKDYEDAISPDTALIMKVHTSNFVIKGFTETVKSEDLKLLSDKYGIPFYYDTGSGLLSSINVFSENSEPNVIEEAKKGISVISFSGDKLLGGPQAGVIIGKKEYIERMKKNPLIRALRPDKMTLAALEATLYLYLDENTAKNEIPTLRMITYDLNLLKKRVKKVIRGIKSAYPTAELRVEEVYSEVGGGSLPEVKIPSVGFSVTPKKIGVNVLYEAIRSLETPIVARIEKEKLIFDMRTVQEEEDTLLVSEIVEVLKRYEKDG, encoded by the coding sequence ATGAAAAATTCAAAGGAAGAGGCCTTAAGGAAGATCCCAAAGATCGATACACTAATGAAGAACGAAGGATGGATGCGCATAGTACGAAATTACCCGCCTGAGCTTTCAAAGAAGGTCTTAAAAGAAGTAGTTGCAGAGATACGGGAGAAAATTAAACTCGAAAAACTCTCATTACCTCCCACACCGGATGAGATCTTATCAGAAACGGAAAAAAGGCTTAAAGGAATTTTATCATTTGGACTTAAAAGAGTTATCAACGCAACAGGTATAATTGTGCATACGAATCTGGGTAGATCCCTTCTTGCGGAAAAAGCGGTTGAGGCTCTGATTCGTACCTCCAGGTATTACACAAATCTAGAGTATGATCTCAAAGAGGGTAGAAGGGGAGATAGATACGAACACTGCTCACATATTCTAAAAACGCTAACAGGTGTAGAAGATGCAGTTATCGTTAATAATAACGCAGCAGCTGTTTATCTTGTGCTCAATACTTTGGCGGAAAATAGAGAAGTAATAGTCTCAAGAGGTGAGCTTGTGGAAATAGGAGGCTCTTTTAGGATACCTGACGTTATGAAAAGAAGCGGGGCCAGAATAAAAGAAGTTGGAACAACTAACAGGACCCGTCTTAAAGATTACGAAGATGCTATATCTCCTGATACAGCTCTCATCATGAAGGTACACACGAGCAATTTCGTGATAAAAGGCTTCACGGAGACCGTAAAGAGCGAAGATCTAAAGTTACTCTCAGATAAGTACGGTATCCCCTTCTACTACGATACGGGAAGCGGACTTTTATCTTCAATTAACGTTTTCTCAGAGAATTCCGAGCCTAATGTGATTGAAGAGGCAAAAAAAGGTATAAGCGTTATCTCGTTCAGTGGGGACAAACTTCTTGGCGGACCGCAAGCGGGGGTCATCATCGGAAAAAAAGAGTACATCGAAAGAATGAAAAAAAACCCGCTCATAAGAGCGCTTAGACCCGATAAAATGACCCTTGCCGCCCTGGAGGCAACACTCTATCTCTATCTTGACGAAAATACCGCAAAAAATGAAATTCCAACGCTAAGAATGATCACATACGATCTTAATCTGCTAAAAAAAAGGGTAAAAAAGGTAATAAGGGGTATAAAAAGCGCTTATCCCACGGCGGAGTTAAGGGTAGAGGAAGTCTATTCCGAAGTTGGAGGGGGTTCCCTTCCTGAAGTTAAGATTCCATCTGTAGGATTCTCCGTAACACCCAAAAAAATAGGCGTTAATGTGTTGTACGAGGCAATAAGGAGCTTAGAGACGCCTATTGTTGCAAGGATAGAAAAAGAGAAGTTGATCTTCGATATGAGAACGGTTCAGGAAGAGGAAGATACCTTACTCGTCTCCGAGATAGTGGAGGTGCTAAAAAGATACGAAAAAGATGGGTGA
- a CDS encoding RluA family pseudouridine synthase yields the protein MGEKFIIEADTDGLRLDVFLSQKLSLTRSKVKHMIDSGYVRIRDRKAKPSLIIKKNLVIEGEIPEGPLPALEPQNIPLHILYEDEFLMLINKPKGMVVHPSFGHKNGTLVNAIMGYLGLSVPFCSGENIRPGIVHRLDKDTTGVILVAKNFKVQERLSQMFKERKVKKVYRAIVWGSLKNERGVIEGNIGRHPKERKKMAVLKTGGKEALTEYRLLEPLGSYSYVEVYPHTGRTHQIRVHFASIGHPIVGDSVYGKKIKGLAERPLLHAFSLEFLHPYTEKLISVIAPEPEDIKEFVRIHMQKVER from the coding sequence ATGGGTGAGAAGTTCATAATAGAAGCAGATACGGACGGGTTAAGGCTCGATGTTTTTCTCTCCCAAAAGCTTTCTCTTACAAGGTCCAAAGTTAAGCACATGATAGATTCCGGCTACGTGAGGATAAGAGATAGAAAGGCAAAGCCTTCGCTAATAATCAAAAAGAACTTGGTCATTGAAGGCGAGATCCCCGAAGGACCTTTACCCGCACTGGAACCTCAAAACATTCCCCTCCACATACTCTACGAGGATGAGTTTTTAATGCTAATAAATAAACCCAAAGGCATGGTTGTCCACCCCTCCTTTGGGCACAAAAATGGCACACTTGTCAATGCCATAATGGGTTATCTTGGTTTGTCCGTTCCTTTCTGCTCCGGGGAAAACATAAGGCCGGGAATAGTCCATAGGCTAGATAAAGACACAACCGGTGTGATCCTTGTAGCAAAAAACTTCAAAGTTCAGGAGAGGCTCTCGCAGATGTTCAAAGAGAGAAAGGTAAAGAAGGTTTATAGAGCAATCGTCTGGGGCTCGCTAAAAAATGAGAGAGGAGTTATAGAGGGAAACATAGGCCGCCATCCAAAAGAAAGGAAGAAAATGGCTGTTTTGAAAACGGGTGGGAAAGAGGCATTGACGGAGTATAGACTACTCGAGCCCCTTGGAAGTTATAGCTATGTGGAAGTGTATCCTCATACGGGGAGAACTCACCAGATACGGGTACATTTCGCCTCGATCGGCCATCCAATCGTAGGAGACAGCGTATACGGGAAAAAGATAAAAGGTCTTGCCGAGAGACCTCTGCTTCACGCATTTAGCCTTGAGTTTTTACACCCATATACGGAAAAGTTAATATCAGTGATTGCCCCAGAGCCAGAAGATATAAAGGAGTTTGTTAGAATACATATGCAAAAGGTCGAAAGATGA
- the pgeF gene encoding peptidoglycan editing factor PgeF — translation MSYSSFNAGPWEYLSVPCELSPHFVYGFFTKRGPDLKDPKDASFFLEVFSLKRFVVMNQEHSDRINIIKNGENPQTGDALVVLERNVAALVKSADCCPIVLMDPKHEIAAVIHAGYKGTLKRIAEKTVKVMEDLGSEPKDLYAVVGPSIGRCCYNVGDEVFSLFLNEFGYKDYFSFFGGRIYLDLRKLNIFLLSRVGVSKIEVIDLCTFCNSDTFYSHRRGDKDKRQISFVIIK, via the coding sequence ATGAGTTATTCCTCCTTTAATGCCGGTCCGTGGGAGTATCTAAGCGTACCCTGCGAACTTAGTCCTCATTTTGTTTATGGATTTTTCACAAAAAGAGGACCGGATCTAAAAGACCCGAAAGATGCGAGTTTTTTTCTTGAGGTATTTTCGCTTAAAAGGTTCGTAGTTATGAATCAGGAACACTCAGATCGGATAAACATCATAAAAAACGGGGAAAACCCCCAAACCGGAGACGCGCTTGTCGTACTTGAAAGAAACGTTGCGGCTTTAGTAAAGAGTGCGGACTGTTGCCCAATCGTTCTTATGGATCCTAAGCATGAAATTGCTGCAGTGATACATGCCGGTTATAAGGGTACCCTAAAGAGAATAGCTGAAAAGACGGTAAAAGTTATGGAGGATCTGGGTTCAGAACCGAAAGACCTATACGCAGTAGTTGGACCCTCCATTGGAAGATGTTGCTACAACGTAGGAGATGAGGTCTTCTCACTCTTTTTGAATGAGTTCGGTTATAAAGACTATTTCAGTTTCTTTGGAGGAAGGATCTATCTCGATCTTAGGAAGTTAAACATTTTTCTCCTTTCAAGAGTGGGCGTAAGCAAAATCGAGGTTATAGATCTTTGCACTTTTTGCAACTCCGACACGTTTTATTCGCATAGACGGGGAGACAAAGACAAAAGACAGATAAGCTTTGTAATTATAAAATGA